One stretch of Mangifera indica cultivar Alphonso chromosome 9, CATAS_Mindica_2.1, whole genome shotgun sequence DNA includes these proteins:
- the LOC123225903 gene encoding uncharacterized protein LOC123225903, with product MTESEKSNDLRQTLQPFYDRASQAEERLSRLEAALANKKDAGNGELLKTISELQSKLEETNAELVSERKKAEKLAVENEKLNYRVKHLIRALEAADLNSKIA from the exons ATGACAGAATCTGAGAAGTCAAACGACCTCCGACAAACCCTTCAGCCCTTCTACGATAGAGCCTCTCAAGCTGAG GAACGGTTATCAAGGCTCGAAGCTGCCCTTGCAAATAAGAAAG ATGCAGGAAATGGGgaacttttaaaaactataagtgAGCTCCAGTCAAAGCTAGAAGAGACAAATGCAGAGTTAGTTTCAGAAAGGAAAAAG GCCGAGAAGCTTGCAGTAGAAAATGAAAAGCTGAATTATCGTGTAAAACATCTCATCAGAGCACTGGAGGCAGCTGATCTCAACTCCAAGATAGCATGA